In a single window of the Streptomyces sp. NBC_00094 genome:
- a CDS encoding DUF6190 family protein, producing the protein MPADATGAESAESATAHDDFIDAALFLGMHSADEGLRVAAKAFFVRRLDARVVMSLEQVGRCDDVIWGYSRELQDLYYPFMDHLHTVMHISREGYDRADVRLALSDSDTPRHLPFVDRMLLGQVINRKGLLHTAGPRSSDVDGLPVRAVAAWPAGEPEPSFPEPLEQLYRASLALRLPLGHGAAPEGA; encoded by the coding sequence ATGCCCGCTGACGCCACCGGAGCCGAGAGCGCCGAGAGCGCCACGGCACACGACGACTTCATCGACGCGGCGCTCTTCCTCGGCATGCACAGCGCCGACGAGGGCCTACGCGTGGCCGCCAAGGCCTTCTTCGTGCGACGCCTCGACGCGCGCGTGGTGATGAGCCTGGAGCAGGTGGGCCGCTGCGACGACGTGATCTGGGGCTACTCGCGCGAACTCCAGGACCTCTACTACCCGTTCATGGACCACCTGCACACGGTCATGCACATCAGCCGGGAGGGGTACGACCGGGCGGACGTCCGCCTCGCCCTCTCCGACTCCGACACCCCGCGACACCTCCCCTTCGTCGACCGGATGCTGCTCGGGCAGGTGATCAACCGCAAGGGGCTGCTGCACACCGCCGGTCCACGGTCGTCCGACGTCGACGGGCTTCCCGTCCGCGCCGTGGCCGCCTGGCCCGCCGGCGAGCCGGAGCCCTCCTTCCCCGAGCCGCTCGAACAGCTCTACCGCGCATCGCTCGCCCTGCGCCTGCCCCTCGGGCACGGTGCCGCACCCGAGGGAGCCTGA
- a CDS encoding YceI family protein produces the protein MTTAPTRTVDGVELPAAGPWRIDPGHAEVGFVGRHFMLTKVRGRFTGVEATLVIGERPEDSEVTAVIDVASVTSGDSTRDDHLRSADLFDVEKYPTATFVSTSVTWDGRRGTLVGDLTIKDVTRPVTLDVDYLGYARDPWGSDRTVFSAHGKVNREDWGLTWNMVLESGGILVSKEIELSLEFEAVREG, from the coding sequence ATGACCACCGCACCGACCCGTACCGTCGACGGCGTGGAGCTGCCCGCCGCCGGCCCGTGGAGGATCGACCCGGGACACGCCGAGGTCGGCTTCGTCGGGCGTCACTTCATGCTGACCAAGGTCCGCGGCCGCTTCACCGGCGTCGAGGCCACCCTGGTCATCGGCGAGCGCCCGGAGGACAGCGAGGTCACCGCCGTCATCGACGTGGCCAGCGTCACCAGCGGTGACTCCACGCGCGACGACCATCTGCGCTCCGCCGACCTCTTCGACGTGGAGAAGTACCCGACGGCCACCTTCGTCTCCACCTCGGTGACGTGGGACGGCCGGCGCGGCACGCTCGTCGGCGACCTGACCATCAAGGACGTCACCCGCCCGGTGACGCTCGACGTGGACTACCTCGGCTACGCGCGCGACCCGTGGGGCAGCGACCGTACGGTCTTCTCCGCCCACGGCAAGGTCAACCGCGAGGACTGGGGCCTGACCTGGAACATGGTCCTGGAATCCGGCGGCATCCTCGTCTCCAAGGAGATCGAGCTGTCCCTCGAGTTCGAGGCGGTCAGGGAGGGCTGA
- a CDS encoding serine/threonine dehydratase, whose translation MPTPALVYGDIATAADRVSGHVRPVALAGPTEPGGVHLALELMQHTGSFKARGAQNFLLAHREAGTLPAAGVTIASGGNAGLACAWAAGRQGVPATVFLPTTAPRVKVARLREYGADVRLVGTEYADALAACEEFARVSGALASHAYDHPLIAAGAGTLLDEIHRRIPGLDTVVVAVGGGGLLAGVATAALHHGIRTVAVEPENCRALDAALHAGRPVDVTVDSVAADSLGARRVSATALHAAQQDGVHSVLVPDAAIVRARQALWDDHRLAVEHAAATAVAALAGPWDDTAGSGYRPAPDETVCVILCGANTDPTDLVGP comes from the coding sequence GTGCCCACCCCCGCCCTCGTCTACGGCGACATCGCCACCGCCGCCGACCGCGTCTCCGGTCACGTCCGGCCCGTCGCCCTCGCCGGCCCCACCGAGCCCGGCGGGGTCCATCTCGCCCTTGAGCTGATGCAGCACACCGGCTCGTTCAAGGCCCGCGGCGCCCAGAACTTCCTGCTCGCGCACCGCGAGGCCGGCACCCTCCCCGCCGCCGGGGTCACGATCGCCTCGGGCGGGAACGCCGGGCTCGCCTGCGCCTGGGCCGCCGGCCGGCAGGGCGTCCCCGCCACCGTGTTCCTGCCGACGACCGCGCCGCGGGTCAAGGTCGCCCGGCTCCGGGAGTACGGCGCGGACGTCCGGCTGGTCGGCACCGAGTACGCCGACGCCCTCGCCGCCTGCGAGGAGTTCGCGCGGGTGTCCGGAGCGCTGGCCTCGCACGCGTACGACCATCCCCTGATCGCCGCCGGAGCGGGCACCCTGCTCGACGAGATCCACCGGCGGATCCCCGGCCTCGACACCGTCGTCGTCGCGGTCGGCGGCGGCGGTCTCCTCGCCGGTGTCGCCACGGCTGCCCTGCACCACGGCATCCGTACCGTCGCCGTCGAACCCGAGAACTGCCGCGCCCTGGACGCCGCCCTCCACGCCGGCCGGCCCGTCGACGTCACCGTCGACTCGGTCGCGGCGGACTCCCTCGGGGCCCGTCGCGTCTCCGCCACCGCCCTGCACGCCGCCCAGCAGGACGGCGTCCACTCCGTGCTCGTCCCCGACGCCGCGATCGTCCGTGCCCGGCAGGCCCTGTGGGACGACCACCGGCTCGCCGTCGAGCACGCGGCCGCCACCGCCGTCGCCGCGCTGGCCGGCCCCTGGGACGACACGGCCGGCTCCGGATACCGCCCCGCGCCCGACGAGACGGTCTGCGTGATCCTCTGCGGCGCCAACACCGACCCCACGGACCTCGTCGGCCCCTGA
- a CDS encoding magnesium and cobalt transport protein CorA: protein MIQRLRRAVRLTYRRTVDLSHPARSPLGSAVVNCAVYLDGVRRSGRGSAEEALRQVRKAGDGFVWIGLHEPDEKEFTGLAELFGLHPLAVEDAVNAHQRPKVEQYDGVLFAVFKTVRYVEHEELTATSEVVDTGELMAFVGPDFVITIRHGGHGSLGPLREALEDLPEQLAKGPSAVLHAMADHVVDDYLAVADAVQNDLDAIESAVFSEHADRRDAGRIYQLKRELLELKRAVTPLGRPLQHLATQPMPLVDPDIRAYFRDVSDHLARVAEQVTSFDALLDSILQAHLAQVTVAQNEDMRKITAWAAIVAVPTMVCGVYGMNFEHMPELRWTYGYPVTLTVIAVACFTIHRGFRRNGWL, encoded by the coding sequence ATGATCCAGCGTCTGCGCAGAGCCGTCCGTCTGACGTACCGGCGCACCGTCGACCTCAGCCACCCGGCCCGCTCCCCGCTCGGCAGCGCGGTGGTCAACTGCGCCGTCTACCTCGACGGCGTACGAAGGAGCGGGCGCGGGTCGGCCGAGGAGGCCCTGCGCCAGGTCCGCAAGGCCGGCGACGGGTTCGTCTGGATCGGTCTGCACGAGCCGGACGAGAAGGAGTTCACGGGGCTCGCCGAGCTCTTCGGGCTCCACCCGCTCGCGGTGGAGGACGCGGTCAACGCCCATCAGCGGCCCAAGGTGGAGCAGTACGACGGTGTCCTCTTCGCCGTCTTCAAGACCGTCCGCTACGTCGAGCACGAGGAACTCACCGCCACCAGCGAGGTCGTGGACACGGGCGAGCTGATGGCCTTCGTCGGGCCCGACTTCGTCATCACCATCCGGCACGGCGGCCACGGTTCCCTCGGCCCGCTGCGCGAGGCCCTGGAGGACCTGCCCGAGCAGCTGGCGAAGGGGCCCTCCGCCGTGCTGCACGCGATGGCGGACCACGTCGTGGACGACTACCTCGCCGTCGCGGACGCCGTCCAGAACGACCTGGACGCGATCGAGAGCGCGGTCTTCTCCGAGCACGCGGACCGGCGGGACGCCGGGCGCATCTACCAGCTGAAGCGCGAACTCCTCGAACTCAAGCGGGCCGTGACGCCGCTGGGCCGGCCCCTCCAGCACCTCGCCACCCAGCCGATGCCGCTGGTCGACCCGGACATCAGGGCGTACTTCCGCGACGTGTCCGACCATCTCGCCCGGGTCGCCGAGCAGGTCACGTCCTTCGACGCCCTGCTGGACTCGATCCTCCAGGCCCATCTCGCGCAGGTGACCGTCGCCCAGAACGAGGACATGCGGAAGATCACCGCCTGGGCCGCGATCGTCGCCGTCCCCACGATGGTCTGCGGCGTCTACGGCATGAACTTCGAGCACATGCCCGAGCTGCGCTGGACCTACGGCTACCCGGTGACCCTCACCGTCATCGCCGTCGCCTGCTTCACCATTCACCGGGGCTTCCGCCGCAACGGCTGGCTCTGA
- a CDS encoding YciI family protein produces MEFFCYHRDRSDSLKLRQELLEAHWSYMDGYGAEMIARGPTLTGDGEEPTGSVHIVDLPDPAAARAFAFDEPGYQAGVYRDVMLRRWRNMLGRTMWEFPGGGTEGDRYLVFGLGAGQPVDLAVPPGGDELIAYGPLLSDDGEAWLGTAALVRAPDPATARAVLGADGYADVEVHRWQFGGRPS; encoded by the coding sequence ATGGAGTTCTTCTGTTACCACCGCGACCGGTCCGACTCCCTGAAGCTGCGACAGGAGCTGCTGGAGGCCCACTGGTCCTACATGGACGGGTACGGGGCGGAGATGATCGCGCGCGGCCCGACCCTCACCGGCGACGGTGAGGAGCCCACCGGCAGCGTGCACATCGTCGACCTGCCGGATCCCGCCGCCGCCCGCGCGTTCGCCTTCGACGAGCCCGGCTACCAGGCCGGCGTGTACCGCGACGTGATGCTGCGCCGGTGGCGCAACATGCTGGGACGCACCATGTGGGAGTTCCCCGGCGGCGGGACCGAGGGTGACCGGTACCTGGTGTTCGGCCTCGGCGCGGGACAGCCCGTCGACCTCGCCGTGCCGCCGGGCGGCGACGAGTTGATCGCGTACGGCCCGCTGCTCTCCGACGACGGCGAGGCCTGGCTGGGCACCGCGGCGCTGGTGCGCGCGCCGGACCCGGCCACGGCCCGCGCGGTCCTCGGCGCCGACGGGTACGCCGACGTCGAGGTCCACCGCTGGCAGTTCGGCGGACGACCGTCGTGA
- a CDS encoding iron-containing redox enzyme family protein codes for MSVASETPRTVVRAAGAESAHRELFRHNRGLLDSRLLARVEEIEREWIVPLVASLDATGEPVRDRADWQRLLDGLLADERSGGPSGTYLAEHATREEFTLVVREFALDGLTEAQNFFPAVPRLPIKAQMAVMRVLIDEFGCGNLQQAHSQLYRLLLAELGLPQEPEEFLDTTGDETFRFLNVFYWLTQRAPHVEYFLGALAYLEASIPDAFTIQARACERLAIRHGRYYTEHLHIDTFHMREMQLAIKEYEAVYGLDPARLWTGARLLSGLIGDAFDTAVARARGLAGRVAA; via the coding sequence ATGAGCGTCGCGTCGGAGACCCCCCGTACCGTCGTCCGTGCCGCCGGTGCGGAATCGGCGCACCGGGAGCTGTTCCGGCACAACCGCGGGCTGCTCGACTCCCGGCTGCTCGCCCGCGTCGAGGAGATCGAGCGGGAGTGGATCGTCCCGCTCGTGGCCTCCCTCGACGCCACCGGCGAGCCGGTCCGCGACCGGGCCGACTGGCAGCGCCTGCTCGACGGCCTGCTGGCGGATGAGCGGTCGGGCGGCCCGTCCGGGACGTATCTGGCCGAGCATGCCACCCGGGAGGAATTCACCCTGGTGGTACGGGAGTTCGCCCTCGACGGACTGACCGAGGCGCAGAACTTCTTCCCGGCCGTGCCCAGGCTGCCGATCAAGGCGCAGATGGCCGTGATGCGGGTCCTCATCGACGAGTTCGGCTGCGGCAACCTCCAGCAGGCGCACTCCCAGCTCTACCGGCTGCTCCTGGCCGAACTGGGCCTGCCGCAGGAGCCCGAGGAGTTCCTGGACACCACAGGGGACGAGACCTTCCGGTTCCTCAACGTCTTCTACTGGCTGACGCAGCGCGCCCCGCACGTCGAGTACTTCCTCGGCGCCCTGGCCTACCTGGAGGCCTCCATACCGGACGCGTTCACGATCCAGGCGCGGGCCTGCGAGCGGCTCGCCATCCGGCACGGCCGCTACTACACGGAGCACCTGCACATCGACACCTTCCACATGCGGGAGATGCAGCTGGCCATCAAGGAGTACGAGGCGGTGTACGGACTCGACCCGGCGCGGCTGTGGACCGGCGCCCGGCTCCTCTCCGGGCTGATCGGCGACGCCTTCGACACGGCCGTGGCGCGGGCCAGGGGCCTCGCCGGAAGGGTGGCGGCATGA
- a CDS encoding rhodanese-like domain-containing protein — MAQRIARDVLKKKIDENLITVVEALPAQYYNDKHLPGALNLPHDQVDALAPGLLPDKDAEIAVYCANGPCPNSGIAAERLVELGYTQVFEYYEGKDDWVEAGLPTESVA; from the coding sequence ATGGCTCAGCGAATCGCGCGCGACGTACTGAAGAAGAAGATCGACGAGAACCTGATCACGGTCGTCGAGGCGCTGCCGGCCCAGTACTACAACGACAAGCACCTGCCCGGAGCCCTCAACCTGCCGCACGACCAGGTGGACGCGCTGGCCCCGGGCCTGCTGCCCGACAAGGACGCGGAGATCGCCGTCTACTGCGCCAACGGCCCGTGCCCCAACTCCGGCATCGCCGCCGAGCGTCTCGTCGAGCTCGGCTACACCCAGGTGTTCGAGTACTACGAGGGCAAGGACGACTGGGTCGAGGCCGGCCTGCCGACCGAGTCCGTCGCCTGA
- a CDS encoding MarR family winged helix-turn-helix transcriptional regulator, with product MREGERRVEAWRALLLAHNAAVRAIESDVQRNGRIPLTWYDVLLELRGAGEQGLRMQEVAERVVLSRTRVSRLVDEMARSGLVSKEPDATDKRVTWAVINEAGRAALRETAPVYMRGIQEHFARHLTDEEAAVITTALLRVARAGDDLRLG from the coding sequence ATGAGAGAAGGTGAGAGACGAGTCGAGGCCTGGCGAGCCCTGCTCCTGGCCCACAACGCCGCGGTGCGCGCGATCGAGAGCGATGTGCAGCGCAACGGCCGCATCCCGCTGACCTGGTACGACGTACTCCTCGAACTACGCGGGGCGGGCGAGCAGGGGCTGCGGATGCAGGAGGTCGCCGAGCGCGTGGTCCTCAGCAGGACCCGGGTGAGCCGGCTGGTCGACGAGATGGCGCGGTCCGGCCTGGTGAGCAAGGAGCCCGACGCGACGGACAAGCGCGTGACCTGGGCGGTGATCAACGAGGCGGGCCGGGCCGCGCTGCGCGAGACCGCGCCCGTCTACATGCGCGGCATCCAGGAGCACTTCGCCCGGCACCTCACGGACGAGGAGGCCGCCGTGATCACGACGGCCCTGCTGCGTGTGGCGCGCGCGGGCGACGACCTCAGACTGGGCTGA
- a CDS encoding pyridoxal phosphate-dependent aminotransferase, translating to MTAHAGNTLSSQELLDLTQHEIQALLTEFNLADAHTHQRQSAAQHKIVSRLPELWYEAEEGLQATYEQRFVEAFFRLHRQPTALAKKKTLLSYAASISTMVVAMYLKRQRMAVTLVEPCFDNLHDVLSNMGVPLYPVEESALHDPDRIYAELRSRVRTDALFLVDPNNPTGFSLMQSGRRGFEEVVRFCKDHDKLLIIDFCFASFTLYDPELARFDVYELLEESGVRYLAIEDTGKTWPVQDAKAAMLTASDDIKEEVYNLHTSVLLNVSPFVLNMLTQYVESAEEDGLASVRDVLDVNRAAVQEALRGTILEYQEPVAKTSVAWARILHPELTATELQRELRTVGVYVLPGRFFYWSQPGRGEPFVRMALAREPEMFAGAMKRLREVLDRHAR from the coding sequence ATGACCGCGCACGCCGGCAACACCCTGAGCAGCCAGGAACTCCTCGACCTGACGCAGCATGAGATCCAGGCACTGCTCACCGAGTTCAACCTGGCCGACGCCCATACCCACCAGCGTCAGTCCGCCGCCCAGCACAAGATCGTCTCCCGGCTTCCGGAGCTGTGGTACGAGGCGGAGGAGGGGCTGCAGGCCACCTACGAGCAGCGGTTCGTCGAGGCGTTCTTCCGCCTCCACCGCCAGCCGACCGCGTTGGCCAAGAAGAAGACGCTGCTGTCGTACGCGGCCTCCATCTCCACCATGGTCGTGGCGATGTACCTCAAGCGGCAGCGCATGGCCGTCACGCTCGTCGAGCCCTGTTTCGACAACCTGCACGACGTCCTGTCGAACATGGGCGTACCGCTGTACCCCGTCGAGGAGTCGGCGCTGCACGACCCCGACCGGATCTATGCCGAGCTCAGGAGCCGTGTCCGCACCGACGCTCTGTTCCTCGTCGACCCCAACAACCCCACCGGGTTCAGCCTGATGCAGTCCGGGCGCAGGGGCTTCGAGGAGGTCGTCCGGTTCTGCAAGGACCACGACAAGCTGCTGATCATCGACTTCTGCTTCGCCTCCTTCACCCTGTACGACCCCGAGCTCGCCCGGTTCGACGTATACGAACTGCTGGAGGAGTCCGGGGTGCGGTACCTGGCGATCGAGGACACCGGGAAGACCTGGCCGGTGCAGGACGCCAAGGCCGCCATGCTCACGGCCAGCGACGACATCAAGGAGGAGGTCTACAACCTCCACACCAGCGTCCTGCTGAACGTCTCGCCCTTCGTGCTCAACATGCTGACCCAGTACGTGGAGAGCGCCGAGGAGGACGGCCTCGCCTCGGTGCGGGACGTCCTCGACGTCAACCGGGCGGCCGTCCAGGAGGCCCTGCGGGGCACGATCCTGGAGTACCAGGAGCCGGTCGCGAAGACCAGCGTGGCCTGGGCGAGGATCCTGCACCCCGAGCTGACCGCCACCGAACTCCAGCGGGAGCTGCGGACCGTGGGCGTGTACGTCCTGCCGGGACGGTTCTTCTACTGGAGCCAGCCGGGCCGCGGCGAGCCCTTCGTCCGCATGGCCCTGGCGCGCGAGCCGGAGATGTTCGCCGGCGCCATGAAGCGCCTGCGGGAGGTGCTGGACCGCCATGCCCGCTGA
- a CDS encoding TetR/AcrR family transcriptional regulator, with protein MQPDRRPGARSEATPERSDAARNRLRILIAAQTLFDRDGVESVSMDRIAAEAGVGKGTLFRRFGSKAGLAAALLDAQDSRLQDRILFGPPPLGPDAPAAERVLAFFDAYLDLLDDNLELLRLSETAAPGARYRIGSYGFWRVHLALMLRDACPDLDADATAHLLLAPLDSDLQHALRQGEFSSERIRTTLLTLVERVVGT; from the coding sequence GTGCAGCCCGACCGTCGCCCCGGCGCCCGCTCCGAGGCGACACCGGAGCGGTCGGACGCCGCGCGCAACCGGCTGCGCATCCTCATCGCGGCCCAGACGCTGTTCGACCGAGACGGGGTCGAGAGCGTCTCCATGGACCGCATCGCCGCGGAGGCCGGCGTCGGCAAGGGCACCCTGTTCCGCAGGTTCGGCAGCAAGGCGGGCCTCGCCGCGGCCCTGCTGGACGCCCAGGACAGCCGGCTCCAGGACCGCATCCTCTTCGGCCCTCCCCCACTGGGACCCGACGCGCCGGCCGCCGAGCGCGTCCTGGCGTTCTTCGACGCGTACCTGGACCTCCTGGACGACAACCTGGAGCTGCTGAGGCTCTCCGAGACGGCCGCTCCCGGGGCCCGCTACCGGATAGGTTCGTACGGCTTCTGGCGCGTCCATCTGGCGCTGATGCTCCGCGACGCCTGTCCGGATCTCGACGCCGACGCCACGGCCCACCTGCTGCTCGCCCCCCTCGACTCCGATCTCCAGCACGCCTTGCGGCAGGGCGAGTTCAGTTCCGAGCGCATCCGGACGACACTGCTCACACTGGTGGAGCGGGTCGTCGGCACCTGA
- a CDS encoding dihydrodipicolinate synthase family protein → MNQGVIAALVTPFSETGEVSEKGVARLLDTLRPHVDALLPNLSTGEGRLLTDRQWEDMLGATVRYAGELPVLAGALRPTTEQVLERARVAADLGAHGLVATSPYGTGVTQDEIYRHFAELGERGGLPVIVYHGTEVSGNAADFDTLLRICALPSVVGVKDSSGSSAFTRRLVEAGPGARVLAGLEHLLLESGPVDGYVVALANVEPALCADLFAGRLDDPAGALAAACERYGLEKDDWYRWVKTALFHRGVLENDRTADAGEVAS, encoded by the coding sequence ATGAACCAGGGAGTGATCGCGGCCCTGGTGACGCCCTTCTCGGAGACCGGAGAGGTCTCCGAGAAGGGCGTCGCCCGGCTGCTCGACACCCTCCGCCCGCACGTCGACGCGCTGCTGCCCAACCTCAGCACCGGCGAAGGGCGCCTGCTCACGGACCGTCAGTGGGAGGACATGCTCGGGGCCACCGTGCGGTACGCCGGTGAACTGCCCGTCCTCGCGGGCGCCCTGCGGCCCACTACGGAACAGGTCCTCGAACGGGCCCGGGTGGCGGCGGACCTCGGCGCCCACGGACTCGTCGCGACCAGCCCGTACGGCACCGGGGTCACGCAGGACGAGATCTACCGCCACTTCGCGGAACTCGGGGAGCGCGGCGGACTTCCGGTGATCGTCTACCACGGCACCGAGGTCTCCGGGAACGCCGCCGACTTCGACACGCTGCTGCGGATCTGCGCGCTGCCCTCGGTGGTCGGCGTCAAGGACTCCTCCGGCAGCTCCGCCTTCACCCGGCGGCTGGTCGAGGCGGGACCCGGGGCGCGGGTGCTCGCCGGCCTCGAACACCTGCTGCTCGAGTCCGGACCCGTCGACGGGTACGTGGTCGCGCTCGCCAACGTCGAACCGGCCCTCTGCGCCGATCTGTTCGCCGGCCGGCTCGACGACCCGGCGGGCGCGCTCGCCGCCGCCTGCGAGCGCTACGGACTGGAGAAGGACGACTGGTACCGGTGGGTCAAGACCGCGCTGTTCCACCGCGGAGTGCTGGAGAACGACCGTACGGCGGACGCCGGGGAGGTCGCGTCATGA
- a CDS encoding methyltransferase domain-containing protein, whose translation MTGREPTAGPSLTEPSLRELPGDRLRVRAAGREFVVDASCPHRKGRLAHGHVNPRTLRISCPLHHSTFDLATGSAVGGPCGDPLTVYRAGVWPGYYGAEQVWLPASEQLLEWGEEFHELMLGDDLRMTAFRTAIAEAVRPGDVVLDLGTGTGILARWALEAGAARVYGIDLNEKVLATAAERLAEAGFGDRFHPVAGLSFDLELPERVDIVISEIMGNLADNENFSAILDDARERFLRPGGTMLPRLVDSFLVPVAAESAHAQLTGSAPQDAGGKREFAALLAARGAENAFSLYYDVILPASGHLASPRPVRRYEPAAAPAAGTSYRVPLAYTVQRDGVFTGFKGYFVAQLSDTVALDISGDDIEGRTTSDSWKHCYLPVERPVRVRRGDRIALTFSRGGGRDGNPFGQTYSWEGQVLSGSRVVDRFAHSTGRAAG comes from the coding sequence ATGACCGGCCGCGAACCCACCGCCGGGCCGTCCCTCACCGAGCCGTCCCTCCGGGAGCTCCCCGGTGACCGGCTGCGCGTCCGCGCGGCCGGCCGGGAGTTCGTGGTCGACGCCTCCTGTCCGCACCGGAAGGGGCGCCTGGCGCACGGCCACGTGAACCCCAGGACCCTGCGCATCAGTTGTCCGCTCCACCACAGCACCTTCGACCTGGCCACCGGCTCCGCGGTCGGCGGCCCCTGCGGCGACCCGCTGACCGTGTACCGGGCGGGCGTCTGGCCCGGGTACTACGGCGCCGAGCAGGTCTGGCTCCCCGCCTCGGAGCAACTGCTGGAATGGGGCGAGGAGTTCCACGAGCTGATGCTCGGGGACGACCTGCGGATGACCGCGTTCAGGACCGCCATCGCCGAGGCCGTACGACCCGGGGACGTCGTCCTCGACCTCGGCACCGGGACCGGCATCCTGGCCCGCTGGGCGCTGGAGGCCGGGGCGGCCCGGGTGTACGGCATCGACCTCAACGAGAAGGTGCTGGCCACGGCGGCCGAACGGCTCGCCGAAGCGGGCTTCGGCGACCGCTTCCACCCGGTGGCCGGGCTCTCCTTCGACCTGGAGCTGCCCGAGCGGGTCGACATCGTGATCTCCGAGATCATGGGGAACCTCGCCGACAACGAGAACTTCTCCGCGATCCTCGACGACGCCCGGGAGCGATTCCTGCGGCCGGGCGGCACCATGCTGCCCCGCCTGGTGGACAGCTTCCTGGTCCCGGTGGCCGCCGAGTCCGCCCACGCGCAGCTGACCGGCTCGGCGCCCCAGGACGCGGGAGGGAAACGGGAGTTCGCGGCCCTGCTCGCCGCCCGCGGCGCCGAGAACGCCTTCTCCCTGTACTACGACGTCATCCTGCCGGCCTCGGGCCACCTCGCCTCGCCCCGGCCGGTCCGGCGCTACGAGCCGGCAGCGGCCCCGGCGGCCGGGACCTCGTACCGCGTACCGCTGGCGTACACGGTGCAGCGGGACGGCGTGTTCACCGGGTTCAAGGGCTACTTCGTCGCCCAGCTCTCGGACACCGTCGCCCTGGACATCTCCGGGGACGACATCGAGGGACGCACCACGTCCGACAGCTGGAAGCACTGCTACCTGCCGGTCGAGCGGCCGGTGCGGGTGCGGCGCGGGGACCGTATCGCCCTGACCTTCAGCCGCGGGGGAGGCCGGGACGGCAACCCCTTCGGCCAGACCTACAGCTGGGAGGGGCAGGTCCTCTCCGGCTCCCGGGTGGTGGACCGGTTCGCCCACAGCACCGGTCGCGCCGCCGGCTGA